A window from Pseudanabaena sp. BC1403 encodes these proteins:
- a CDS encoding ribulose bisphosphate carboxylase small subunit, giving the protein MVVRSFAAPPTPWSRSLAEPKIDPSAYVHSFSNLIGDVYIGANVLIAPGTSIRADEGNPFHIGNSTNVQDGVVIHGLEKGRVVGDDGKEYSVWIGDSTSITHMALIHGPAFVGNNCFIGFRSTVFNARVGDGCIISLHALVQDVEIPAGKYVPSGAVITTQQQADLLPNVRESDQKFASHVVGINESLRQGYRCAADIACITPIRQKQQNSPQPSASVNTQINTQDFNTQDFNQTNQTKINFTSTNTNAQRNEPMNGDLAQQIRQLLGQGYHVAVEYADVRHFRSGSWQSHAIPHTSEATTVINAVQAALVENEGEYVRLVAVDPKAKRRVSETIIQRPSDKPVVITNATSSNGSSNGYSASKATSNGAASADISGQVRQLLAQGYRISTEYADARRFRSAAWMTGPAIDASNESTVIAALNTILAEHEGEYVRLVGVDPKAKRRVLEVIIQRADSQAVNIQSNGNGAASYSAPRATNGKGVANDLSITVSQLLAQGHRISVEHADERHFRTTSWQTLPAITAKQAPAAIAALENYIAEYSDEYVRLVGVDVKAKRRVVELLVHRPGGQPITATRTAVKVSNSSNSSYGGGSAGKISADMMSRIRQLLSQGYRIGTEHADERHFRTSSWFSCSPIAASNESEVIRALEACLAEHGDEYVRLLGIDTKAKRRVFEGIIHRPAK; this is encoded by the coding sequence ATGGTAGTTCGTAGCTTTGCTGCCCCCCCTACACCTTGGTCTAGGAGTTTGGCAGAACCCAAAATCGATCCATCCGCCTACGTTCATTCTTTTTCCAATCTGATTGGCGACGTTTATATCGGCGCTAATGTTTTGATTGCCCCTGGCACCTCGATTCGTGCCGATGAGGGGAATCCTTTTCATATTGGTAATAGTACGAATGTCCAAGATGGCGTAGTTATCCATGGTTTAGAAAAAGGTCGTGTGGTTGGCGACGACGGCAAAGAATATTCCGTCTGGATTGGTGATAGCACCTCAATCACGCACATGGCTCTAATCCATGGGCCAGCATTTGTTGGCAATAATTGCTTTATCGGGTTCCGCTCGACCGTATTTAATGCGCGAGTCGGAGACGGCTGCATTATTTCCTTACATGCTCTTGTCCAAGATGTAGAAATTCCTGCGGGCAAATATGTTCCTTCTGGTGCAGTGATTACAACGCAGCAACAAGCCGATCTGCTACCAAATGTGCGGGAGTCAGACCAAAAATTTGCGAGTCATGTTGTCGGTATCAACGAGTCCTTGCGGCAAGGTTATCGCTGTGCTGCTGATATTGCCTGCATTACACCGATTCGCCAAAAACAACAGAACTCGCCACAACCAAGCGCTAGTGTTAATACGCAAATTAATACGCAAGATTTTAATACGCAAGATTTTAACCAGACAAATCAGACCAAGATAAATTTTACAAGCACAAATACAAACGCACAGAGGAACGAACCTATGAATGGGGATTTAGCGCAGCAAATACGACAACTTTTAGGTCAGGGCTACCATGTAGCAGTTGAGTACGCAGATGTACGTCACTTCCGCAGTGGATCTTGGCAATCTCACGCTATTCCACATACATCTGAAGCTACAACAGTAATTAACGCTGTACAAGCTGCTTTAGTTGAAAATGAAGGCGAATATGTCCGCTTAGTTGCGGTTGATCCCAAAGCAAAGCGCCGTGTTTCAGAAACTATTATTCAGCGCCCCAGTGATAAGCCTGTTGTAATCACTAATGCAACATCCAGTAATGGATCTAGCAATGGCTATAGCGCATCCAAAGCAACCTCGAATGGTGCTGCCAGTGCTGATATTTCAGGTCAAGTGCGACAATTGCTTGCTCAAGGCTATCGCATCAGTACTGAGTATGCTGATGCACGTCGTTTCCGTTCCGCAGCATGGATGACTGGCCCTGCGATCGATGCATCCAACGAATCTACAGTGATTGCTGCATTAAATACCATTCTTGCTGAGCATGAAGGCGAGTATGTCCGCTTGGTTGGGGTCGATCCTAAGGCAAAGCGCCGCGTTCTTGAAGTGATCATTCAACGTGCTGATAGCCAAGCTGTGAATATTCAATCTAATGGAAATGGCGCAGCGAGCTATAGTGCCCCTCGTGCCACTAATGGTAAGGGTGTTGCTAATGACTTATCAATCACAGTAAGTCAGCTTTTGGCACAAGGTCACCGCATTAGTGTTGAACATGCTGATGAGCGTCATTTTCGTACAACTTCTTGGCAGACTCTGCCTGCCATTACCGCTAAACAAGCGCCAGCCGCGATCGCAGCTCTAGAAAATTATATTGCTGAATACAGTGATGAGTACGTCCGCCTAGTTGGTGTTGATGTTAAAGCAAAACGTCGCGTCGTGGAATTGCTGGTTCATCGTCCAGGCGGTCAACCAATCACCGCAACCCGCACTGCGGTTAAAGTCAGCAACTCTAGCAATAGCTCTTATGGTGGTGGCAGTGCTGGCAAGATTAGCGCTGATATGATGTCGCGTATTCGTCAACTTTTGTCTCAGGGCTATCGGATTGGTACTGAACATGCCGATGAGCGTCATTTCCGCACTAGCTCTTGGTTTAGCTGCTCACCGATCGCAGCATCAAATGAGTCTGAAGTAATTCGTGCTTTGGAAGCTTGTTTGGCTGAGCATGGTGATGAGTATGTACGTTTGCTTGGTATTGACACCAAAGCCAAGCGCCGCGTATTTGAAGGCATCATCCATCGTCCTGCTAAGTAA
- a CDS encoding PleD family two-component system response regulator produces MQLPEALPKKEYVLVIDDTQPNLHLLITMLTRRGYEVIGISDSLKAVSAAQTEMPDLVVLDINMPNMNGFQVCEQLKSSDRTRDIPVIFISARDEVLDKVQAFAVGGVDYITKPFQIAEVLARVENQLTLRRLQRQLQEQNERLKQEIDSRIIAETLLQEANEKLGRLVNLDGLTQLANRRCFDEYLDQEWQRLARERLPLSLIMCDIDFFKNYNDTYGHVAGDDCLRKVSLVIKQSVHRPADLVARYGGEEFVIVLPNTDIEGSIAIADIIRQSLQELAIPHEDSAVSQLVTLSMGVTSLVPVTDSHPSVLLTAADYALYRAKELGRNQTYQIG; encoded by the coding sequence ATGCAACTGCCTGAAGCCTTGCCTAAAAAAGAGTACGTCCTAGTTATTGATGATACGCAGCCTAACTTACATTTACTAATAACTATGTTGACACGTAGGGGTTATGAAGTAATTGGTATAAGTGATAGCTTAAAGGCAGTTTCAGCCGCACAGACTGAAATGCCTGACTTGGTAGTTTTAGATATTAATATGCCCAATATGAATGGGTTTCAGGTCTGTGAGCAATTAAAATCTAGCGATCGCACTCGTGATATTCCTGTGATTTTTATTAGTGCTCGGGACGAAGTTTTAGACAAAGTACAGGCCTTTGCAGTGGGCGGCGTTGACTATATTACTAAGCCATTTCAAATTGCAGAAGTACTGGCAAGAGTCGAGAATCAGCTCACACTAAGAAGATTACAAAGACAGCTACAAGAACAAAATGAACGACTCAAGCAAGAAATTGATAGTCGGATTATTGCGGAAACTTTACTGCAAGAGGCAAATGAAAAATTAGGGCGCTTAGTTAATTTAGATGGTTTAACTCAGCTTGCCAATCGCCGATGCTTTGATGAGTATCTAGATCAAGAGTGGCAGAGACTAGCAAGAGAGCGTTTGCCTTTGTCTTTGATCATGTGTGACATTGATTTTTTTAAGAACTATAACGACACCTATGGGCATGTGGCTGGTGATGATTGTCTACGTAAAGTTTCCCTTGTGATCAAGCAATCTGTACATCGTCCTGCGGATTTGGTGGCGCGTTATGGCGGCGAGGAATTTGTGATTGTGTTGCCGAATACTGACATTGAAGGCTCTATAGCAATTGCTGATATTATTCGGCAGAGCCTTCAAGAGTTAGCAATCCCCCATGAAGATTCAGCAGTTAGCCAGCTTGTAACGCTAAGTATGGGCGTAACTTCTTTGGTTCCTGTGACCGATTCTCACCCTTCGGTGTTGCTGACGGCTGCCGACTATGCGCTATATCGAGCGAAAGAGTTAGGAAGAAATCAAACTTATCAAATTGGCTAA
- a CDS encoding EutN/CcmL family microcompartment protein, which translates to MQIAKVYGTVVSTYKESNLSGTKFLLLQLVDLQGQLLPDYEVATDTVGAGVDEWVLFTRGSGARQVRDSENRPIDAAVIAIIDTVSLSDRTLYSKKYSERMQ; encoded by the coding sequence ATGCAAATCGCTAAAGTTTACGGTACGGTCGTCAGTACCTACAAAGAGTCCAATTTGTCTGGGACTAAGTTTCTGCTTTTGCAACTTGTTGATCTGCAAGGGCAGCTACTCCCAGATTATGAAGTTGCCACTGATACAGTTGGTGCTGGCGTAGATGAGTGGGTGCTATTTACCCGTGGTAGTGGCGCAAGACAAGTGCGAGACAGCGAAAACCGTCCGATTGATGCGGCAGTAATCGCCATTATCGACACAGTTAGCCTGAGCGATCGCACTCTCTATAGCAAAAAATACAGCGAGAGAATGCAATAG
- a CDS encoding energy-coupling factor ABC transporter ATP-binding protein, with protein MLRPNFLIANLKDSYIMQKVSLPSQILPENVAIATNQVSYQTKFRTLLMDISVEITKGSKTALIGATGSGKTTFLRLLNRLTDPSVGTITLRGKNIQEIPIQTLRRRVLLVPQEPNLLGMTVTEAIAYPLKLQNLTQSEINSRSQKWLDKLQLDPKLLNRAELELSLGQRQWVAIARALVMEPEILLLDEPTSALDRGLSHLLLDVLTELTQLPQPVTVVMINHQLDLVQTWCDRLICLHKGQLVQDTVASLVNWQDIDNLLRRDSTSPENDEF; from the coding sequence ATGCTGCGTCCCAATTTCCTGATCGCTAATCTCAAAGACAGTTACATTATGCAAAAGGTTTCATTACCATCTCAGATACTTCCTGAAAATGTGGCGATCGCTACAAACCAAGTGAGCTATCAAACTAAATTTCGCACACTTTTGATGGATATTTCTGTTGAGATCACTAAAGGGAGTAAAACTGCGCTAATTGGCGCAACAGGATCGGGGAAAACGACATTTTTGCGGCTGCTCAATCGTTTAACGGATCCATCTGTGGGGACAATTACTCTCAGGGGCAAAAATATCCAAGAAATTCCTATTCAAACTTTGCGGCGGAGAGTGTTACTGGTTCCACAGGAGCCGAACTTATTAGGAATGACTGTTACTGAAGCGATCGCCTATCCTTTAAAGCTACAAAATTTGACTCAGAGTGAAATTAACTCGCGATCGCAAAAATGGTTAGACAAATTGCAGCTTGATCCCAAATTACTAAATCGCGCAGAGCTAGAGTTATCGCTTGGGCAAAGACAATGGGTAGCGATCGCCAGAGCCTTAGTCATGGAGCCAGAAATACTATTACTGGATGAGCCCACATCAGCTTTGGATCGTGGATTATCGCATTTATTACTAGATGTTCTAACTGAGTTAACCCAATTACCCCAACCAGTAACGGTGGTGATGATCAATCATCAGCTTGATTTAGTCCAAACATGGTGCGATCGGTTAATTTGCTTACATAAAGGTCAGCTAGTCCAAGATACGGTCGCTAGTCTTGTTAATTGGCAGGATATTGATAATTTGTTGAGACGTGATTCTACTTCCCCTGAAAACGATGAATTTTAA
- a CDS encoding carbon dioxide-concentrating mechanism protein CcmK, with protein sequence MAIAVGMIETLGFPAVVEAADAMVKAARVTLVGYEKIGSGRVTVIVRGDVSEVQASVAAGTESVKRVNGGQVLSTHIIARPHENLEYVLPIRYTEEVEQFRDNVNSIRPMNRP encoded by the coding sequence ATGGCGATCGCAGTTGGAATGATTGAAACCCTTGGTTTCCCTGCCGTTGTAGAAGCAGCAGATGCCATGGTCAAGGCAGCTCGCGTAACCTTAGTTGGATACGAAAAGATCGGTAGTGGTCGTGTCACCGTTATCGTTCGTGGCGATGTATCCGAAGTACAAGCTTCAGTAGCAGCAGGTACTGAGTCCGTCAAGCGTGTAAACGGCGGACAAGTACTTTCCACACATATCATTGCGCGTCCTCACGAAAACCTTGAGTATGTTCTACCTATTCGCTACACCGAAGAAGTTGAGCAGTTCCGTGACAATGTAAACTCTATCCGTCCTATGAACCGTCCATAG
- a CDS encoding FecR domain-containing protein, with protein sequence MYLWNLFKKSSQKFVRQHRQKQLAFFFAGLCIFALAAPQLAPASAQSTQATVQEILDGNQVFIQNKRASLNDVAKQQQQVRTGNSRTALLFNTGAVARLSANSVLSIGQCARLKRGTILINGAVNACSSSITTGVRGTTYLLEVDESGNQQVKVLEGEVVVKRNATAIVDEDDDLPTTDNKPTNKPTDSKTKIPSTQKPNVTSPTTVPKFKQFAGPSPTANPPITPPNPPNPPNPPNPPNPPNPQNGKPIEPLTGKPANDKPILQIEKPISPTKQPDEVVLKSGEKLEVDLGGALGIIQKLSENEFSSLLKGNLFEGFTNQVPGIDKIRASFEGLFPGVNFPISIPGIPTPSIPGFRLPF encoded by the coding sequence ATGTATTTATGGAACCTTTTCAAGAAATCTTCACAAAAATTTGTTAGACAGCATCGCCAAAAGCAACTTGCTTTTTTCTTTGCAGGTTTATGCATTTTTGCCCTAGCTGCTCCCCAACTGGCTCCTGCCTCAGCTCAATCAACTCAGGCAACCGTGCAGGAAATCCTTGATGGCAATCAAGTTTTTATCCAAAATAAGCGAGCATCTCTAAATGATGTTGCAAAACAGCAACAGCAAGTTCGGACTGGCAATTCCAGAACAGCACTTCTGTTTAATACTGGTGCAGTTGCTCGGCTATCAGCTAATTCAGTGTTAAGTATTGGACAATGTGCTCGCCTCAAGCGAGGAACAATTTTAATCAATGGCGCAGTTAATGCTTGCTCCTCTTCAATTACGACAGGTGTACGTGGCACAACTTATTTACTAGAAGTAGATGAGTCAGGCAACCAACAAGTCAAAGTGTTAGAGGGTGAGGTTGTGGTCAAGCGCAATGCAACTGCAATAGTTGATGAAGATGATGATCTACCCACGACAGATAATAAGCCCACTAATAAACCCACTGATTCCAAAACGAAGATTCCTTCAACTCAAAAGCCTAACGTCACTTCGCCAACTACAGTACCTAAGTTTAAACAATTTGCGGGGCCATCTCCAACAGCAAACCCTCCGATAACTCCACCAAACCCTCCAAACCCTCCAAACCCACCAAACCCTCCAAACCCTCCAAACCCTCAGAATGGAAAACCTATTGAGCCATTAACTGGGAAACCAGCTAATGACAAACCCATACTTCAAATTGAGAAGCCAATATCACCTACGAAGCAGCCAGATGAAGTTGTTTTAAAGTCAGGAGAAAAGCTTGAAGTAGATCTTGGCGGAGCTTTAGGGATCATCCAAAAACTTAGTGAAAATGAATTTTCGTCATTGCTTAAAGGCAACTTATTTGAGGGCTTTACTAATCAAGTCCCTGGGATAGACAAAATTCGTGCTTCATTTGAAGGTCTGTTCCCAGGCGTAAACTTCCCAATTTCAATTCCTGGTATTCCGACACCAAGTATTCCTGGGTTTAGATTACCGTTCTAA
- the lipB gene encoding lipoyl(octanoyl) transferase LipB, which produces MRRTCLLYQSDRPIPYLTAWQWQKQLVEERKQARRDGQDLSDVLLLVEHPAVYTLGQGSSLEFLKFSPDAPNIECHRIERGGEVTHHAIGQLVAYPILNLDYHQHDLHWYLRQLEEVIIQALAKFDVPSQRIQGLTGVWINQAGQNKKIAQVGIKVSQWITMHGFALNVNMDLSGFDRIVPCGITDCQVCNLNQFVHDVEIEQVKIAIAKTFAQIFDLELQFYAID; this is translated from the coding sequence ATGCGCCGAACTTGTTTGCTCTATCAAAGCGATCGCCCGATTCCATACCTCACTGCATGGCAATGGCAAAAGCAATTGGTTGAGGAGCGTAAACAAGCTAGAAGAGACGGGCAAGACTTATCTGATGTGTTATTACTAGTTGAACATCCTGCCGTTTATACTCTGGGACAGGGGTCAAGCTTAGAGTTTTTAAAATTTAGCCCCGATGCTCCTAATATCGAATGTCATCGCATCGAACGGGGTGGCGAGGTTACCCATCATGCGATCGGGCAGTTAGTAGCATATCCAATTTTAAATCTTGACTATCATCAACATGATTTGCATTGGTATTTGCGCCAACTCGAAGAGGTAATTATTCAAGCATTAGCTAAATTTGATGTGCCGTCACAACGTATTCAAGGCTTAACTGGTGTTTGGATCAATCAAGCTGGACAAAACAAAAAAATTGCTCAAGTTGGGATCAAAGTTAGTCAATGGATCACAATGCATGGCTTCGCATTAAATGTAAATATGGACTTATCAGGTTTCGATCGCATTGTTCCCTGTGGAATCACAGATTGCCAAGTTTGTAATCTTAATCAATTTGTGCATGATGTGGAGATTGAACAAGTGAAAATTGCGATCGCAAAAACATTTGCCCAAATATTTGATCTGGAATTGCAATTTTATGCGATCGATTAA
- a CDS encoding carbon dioxide-concentrating mechanism protein CcmK yields MPIAIGMIETRGFPAIVEAADAMVKAARVTLVGYEKIGSGRVTVIIRGDISEVKASIAAGVEGANRVNGGEVVSTHTIARPHENLEYVLPIRYTREVEQFAF; encoded by the coding sequence ATGCCGATCGCTATTGGAATGATCGAGACTAGAGGCTTTCCCGCAATTGTAGAAGCGGCCGATGCCATGGTCAAAGCTGCTCGTGTCACCCTTGTGGGTTACGAGAAAATTGGTAGTGGACGAGTAACTGTCATTATCAGAGGTGATATCTCTGAGGTGAAAGCGTCCATTGCTGCTGGTGTTGAAGGTGCAAATCGGGTTAATGGGGGCGAAGTTGTTTCGACTCACACCATTGCTCGACCACACGAAAACCTAGAATATGTACTACCTATTCGCTATACGCGAGAAGTAGAACAATTTGCTTTTTAG
- a CDS encoding carbon dioxide-concentrating mechanism protein, giving the protein MSSSASQRIDLSGSALGMVSTISFPAIVGTADMMLKSATVRLVGYEKVGNGFCTAIVRGQITDVRMAVEAGAETAREFGQLVSTIVIPRPYPNLEAILPISTRLSQLTDGRYSRLSNQAIGLLETRGFPAMVGAADMMLKSADVHLAGYETIGAGLCTAIIRGNVADVAIAIEAGMYEAERIGEFHTLMIIPRPLDDLEETLPTSEYWLESPIPVNIPMIALQEQERELVQLPNLEIAEVETISISDR; this is encoded by the coding sequence ATGTCTAGTAGTGCATCTCAAAGAATCGATCTCTCAGGAAGTGCTTTGGGAATGGTTTCAACTATTAGTTTCCCTGCGATCGTGGGAACAGCTGACATGATGCTCAAATCGGCAACTGTGAGACTGGTCGGATATGAAAAAGTTGGTAATGGCTTTTGTACAGCGATCGTGCGCGGACAGATTACTGATGTCCGTATGGCAGTAGAGGCTGGTGCAGAAACTGCGAGAGAATTTGGACAATTAGTCTCCACGATTGTAATTCCCCGCCCCTATCCTAATTTAGAGGCGATTTTGCCAATTAGCACTCGCCTTAGTCAGTTAACTGATGGGCGCTATAGCCGTCTGAGTAATCAGGCGATCGGGTTGCTAGAAACTCGCGGGTTCCCAGCGATGGTGGGAGCGGCTGACATGATGTTGAAATCAGCAGATGTGCATCTAGCAGGCTATGAAACGATCGGGGCAGGACTATGTACAGCAATTATTCGCGGTAATGTCGCTGATGTGGCGATCGCGATCGAAGCAGGCATGTATGAAGCCGAGCGCATTGGTGAGTTTCATACCTTGATGATTATTCCCCGCCCTCTTGACGATCTTGAAGAAACCTTACCAACATCAGAATATTGGCTCGAATCACCGATACCTGTAAATATTCCGATGATCGCTTTACAGGAACAAGAAAGAGAATTAGTCCAATTACCTAATCTAGAGATTGCCGAAGTAGAGACTATTTCGATCAGCGATCGCTAA